One window of Peteryoungia desertarenae genomic DNA carries:
- a CDS encoding flagellar basal body-associated FliL family protein, which translates to MDPIEETEGKKKSGIMALAIPLVILTIVGGGGGWVIGNMLAPQVKQAEEAAAAKEEEGKDGHSGEEEGGIAKISTEANGVVALEPITTNLAYPSENWIRLEVALLFNGAPDVAIAEAVHQDILAYIRTVSLQQVQGPRGFQYLKDDIEERVDLRSEGRVSKVMFRTFVIE; encoded by the coding sequence ATGGATCCGATCGAGGAAACAGAAGGCAAGAAAAAGTCAGGCATCATGGCGCTGGCAATTCCGCTTGTCATCCTGACCATTGTTGGCGGCGGCGGCGGCTGGGTCATTGGCAACATGCTGGCTCCACAGGTGAAGCAGGCTGAGGAAGCGGCCGCGGCGAAAGAAGAGGAAGGCAAGGACGGTCATTCCGGCGAGGAAGAGGGCGGTATCGCCAAGATCTCCACCGAAGCGAACGGCGTTGTTGCCCTGGAACCGATTACTACCAACCTTGCCTATCCGTCCGAGAACTGGATCCGGCTTGAAGTGGCCCTGTTGTTCAATGGGGCGCCGGACGTGGCCATTGCCGAGGCGGTGCACCAGGATATTCTGGCATATATCCGCACCGTATCGCTGCAGCAGGTCCAGGGGCCGCGGGGCTTTCAATATCTCAAGGATGACATAGAAGAGCGAGTTGACCTGCGCTCCGAAGGCCGCGTATCGAAGGTTATGTTCAGAACTTTCGTGATCGAATGA
- a CDS encoding glycosyl transferase → MPEDSRDRQTIKTLLKKFPKSIVLIQAYMIGCREVNDFAAMAQYQPVLDRLIKDMDPRLLATESPFYNLHWLADESINKLIGHDQKVVTPQLTAARRSKHHRWSEKIRVGYLSSDFWVPHATMKLVRGVLESHDRDRFDVTLFCYTDENRLDPVAVREKWGRIVNIRELTNEQAAKTIREHDIDILVEMKGHTRQSRATILNNKPAPIHVAWLGYPGSTVNVDLDYVIGDRFVLPDHAKPHYWEKFCRLPDSYQPNDVIYRPRPTLITRREAGLPDDKFVFASFNATRKISLQTIDLWIRILKATPDSIIWMMCVSEESHLNMEKKLRAAGIGSERIIFTPRVSYETHLARIELADLGLDTYPVNGHTTTSEQLWAGLPVLTLKGTHFASRVSESLLNAIGLPETVADNEAEYFRLAVELYNDRERLSGYSRRLKENRLMKPLFDHERFCRHLERGYEMMVERAKMGMEPDHIDVPALPERTQPFLNTQTFASSAEKSQQNAAELPLLAIPAELSRQAKRASA, encoded by the coding sequence ATGCCAGAAGACAGCCGAGACCGACAAACCATCAAGACACTGCTCAAGAAGTTCCCGAAAAGCATCGTGCTGATCCAAGCTTACATGATTGGATGTCGCGAGGTGAACGACTTCGCAGCCATGGCGCAGTATCAGCCTGTCCTCGACCGTTTGATCAAAGACATGGATCCTCGACTCCTGGCGACAGAGTCGCCATTCTACAACCTGCACTGGCTCGCGGATGAATCCATCAACAAATTGATCGGCCATGACCAGAAGGTGGTTACACCTCAACTAACGGCAGCGCGACGCTCCAAGCACCATCGATGGAGCGAAAAGATCAGGGTCGGCTATCTGTCTTCGGACTTCTGGGTTCCTCATGCCACGATGAAGCTCGTGCGCGGCGTTCTAGAATCACATGACCGCGACCGCTTCGACGTAACGCTCTTCTGTTACACCGACGAGAACCGCCTCGACCCTGTCGCGGTGCGTGAAAAGTGGGGGCGGATCGTCAACATCAGAGAGTTGACCAACGAACAGGCCGCCAAAACGATCCGGGAGCACGACATCGATATTCTGGTCGAAATGAAAGGCCATACGCGACAAAGCCGGGCCACCATCCTCAACAACAAGCCCGCGCCCATTCACGTTGCCTGGCTCGGCTACCCGGGGTCAACCGTGAACGTGGATCTGGATTATGTCATTGGTGACCGCTTTGTTCTCCCGGACCATGCAAAGCCCCACTACTGGGAAAAATTTTGCAGATTGCCGGACAGTTACCAGCCCAATGATGTGATCTACCGGCCCCGCCCGACCCTAATCACACGCCGTGAAGCAGGCCTTCCGGACGACAAGTTCGTTTTCGCCTCATTCAATGCGACGAGAAAAATATCGTTGCAGACGATCGACTTATGGATCCGGATTCTGAAGGCCACGCCCGATAGCATCATCTGGATGATGTGTGTAAGCGAAGAATCACATCTCAACATGGAGAAGAAGCTGCGGGCCGCAGGTATCGGCAGCGAGCGTATAATCTTTACCCCACGCGTTTCCTATGAGACACATTTGGCTCGTATAGAGCTTGCAGACCTTGGCCTCGATACCTATCCGGTCAATGGTCATACGACCACTTCGGAGCAATTGTGGGCAGGCTTGCCGGTCCTTACCCTGAAGGGAACACATTTTGCTTCGCGTGTCAGCGAAAGTCTGCTGAACGCGATTGGGCTTCCCGAAACAGTTGCCGATAACGAAGCGGAATACTTCCGCCTTGCCGTGGAACTTTACAATGATCGAGAAAGGCTCTCCGGCTACAGCAGACGGCTGAAGGAAAACCGGCTGATGAAACCGCTATTCGATCATGAACGCTTTTGCCGCCATCTGGAGCGGGGATATGAGATGATGGTCGAGCGCGCGAAAATGGGAATGGAGCCAGACCATATTGATGTGCCCGCCTTGCCGGAGCGGACGCAACCTTTTCTCAACACGCAAACATTCGCATCATCTGCCGAAAAGAGCCAGCAGAACGCTGCAGAACTCCCGCTTCTTGCGATACCGGCCGAGTTGTCGCGCCAAGCCAAACGTGCCTCTGCCTGA
- the fliP gene encoding flagellar type III secretion system pore protein FliP (The bacterial flagellar biogenesis protein FliP forms a type III secretion system (T3SS)-type pore required for flagellar assembly.) gives MIRFLTFATIMMMVPALAVAQQLPTDIFNTPVDGSVAAWIIRTFGLLTVLSIAPGILIMVTSFPRFLIAFSILRTGMGLASTPSNMILTSLALFMTFYVMAPTMDRSWREGVQPLLESQITEAEAVSRIAEPFREFMMANTRDKDLALFVDLAEERGQAAIVDGMVDYRVLIPAFMLSEIRRGFEIGFLIILPFLVIDMVVATITMAMGMMMLPPTSISLPFKILFFVLIDGWNLLVGSLVRSFA, from the coding sequence ATGATTCGTTTTTTGACCTTCGCCACCATCATGATGATGGTGCCGGCGCTGGCCGTAGCCCAGCAATTGCCGACCGACATATTCAACACGCCGGTGGATGGTTCTGTCGCGGCCTGGATCATCCGCACATTCGGTCTTCTGACCGTTTTGTCGATTGCTCCCGGCATTCTGATCATGGTGACCAGTTTTCCGCGATTTTTGATCGCGTTCTCGATCCTGCGCACCGGCATGGGCCTCGCTTCAACGCCATCGAACATGATCCTGACAAGTCTTGCGCTGTTCATGACTTTTTATGTGATGGCACCCACGATGGATCGCTCCTGGCGTGAAGGCGTTCAGCCGCTTCTCGAAAGTCAGATCACCGAAGCCGAAGCGGTCAGCCGGATTGCCGAGCCTTTCCGCGAATTCATGATGGCGAACACCCGCGACAAGGACCTGGCCTTGTTTGTTGACCTTGCCGAAGAGCGCGGTCAGGCCGCAATTGTCGACGGGATGGTTGACTACCGGGTTCTGATCCCGGCCTTCATGCTCTCTGAAATCCGCCGCGGCTTCGAAATCGGCTTCCTCATCATTCTGCCATTTCTGGTGATCGACATGGTTGTCGCCACGATAACAATGGCCATGGGTATGATGATGCTGCCGCCGACATCCATTTCGTTGCCATTCAAAATCCTGTTTTTTGTATTGATCGACGGTTGGAATCTATTGGTCGGCAGCCTTGTGAGATCGTTCGCATAG
- a CDS encoding GTPase has product MGMPLSHYLKDFSAPPPQQAPGIDFTFGDANADDPFQMDFQGLPEPDPVDVEAEKQQAYAEGYRAAEEAMREAFEVERQALETAHAAAVAQLETRLRQEAGSLFGEQFDTLGRTISLGVSQHVAEALAPFFEEQVAAKAVSDLAELISGTLAAGEATIITVRGPAGLFEMLCEHLPEQASALRHIEAVDLDLQAEINDAVLVTRLSAFVASLKKVLG; this is encoded by the coding sequence ATGGGTATGCCACTTTCCCATTATCTGAAGGATTTTTCGGCCCCGCCTCCCCAGCAAGCGCCCGGCATCGACTTTACCTTTGGCGATGCCAACGCGGACGATCCGTTCCAGATGGACTTTCAGGGTTTGCCGGAGCCAGACCCGGTGGATGTCGAGGCTGAAAAGCAGCAGGCATATGCCGAGGGATACCGGGCTGCCGAGGAAGCGATGCGCGAGGCGTTCGAAGTCGAGCGACAAGCGCTGGAAACAGCGCATGCGGCAGCCGTGGCCCAGCTCGAAACGCGCCTGCGGCAAGAAGCAGGTTCACTGTTCGGTGAGCAGTTTGACACACTGGGTCGCACGATATCGCTGGGTGTGAGCCAGCATGTGGCAGAAGCGCTTGCTCCGTTTTTCGAAGAGCAGGTGGCAGCCAAGGCGGTATCCGATCTTGCAGAGCTCATCTCCGGGACACTCGCTGCGGGCGAAGCGACGATCATCACCGTTCGCGGCCCTGCAGGTCTTTTTGAGATGCTCTGCGAACACCTTCCTGAGCAAGCCAGCGCTCTTCGCCATATAGAGGCCGTGGATCTCGATCTTCAGGCTGAAATCAACGATGCCGTGCTGGTCACGCGTCTCTCCGCCTTTGTTGCGAGTTTGAAGAAAGTGCTGGGATGA
- a CDS encoding flagellin, whose product MTSIMTNAAAIAALSTLRSINSDMETTQNRISSGYRVENAADNAAYWSIATTMRSDNKALSTVKDALGLGAATTDVAYTALTSSIDVVDQIKTKLTAASQPGVDKNKVQKEITQLQDQLLSIAKSASFSGQNWVFNDPANATGTQSIVGSFNRDASGNVSLTTLQYNTGSSSLILMNATGFDNTGGILTRERTTQEYVNSLGDTASGTFTGVMQIDIENATFDDLQLSLVGVEAALQDMTNAAADIGALNSRIDLQSSFVADLMDSIDMGVGKLVDADMNEESTRLKALQTQQQLGIQALTIANSSSQNILSLFR is encoded by the coding sequence ATGACGAGTATCATGACCAACGCGGCAGCGATTGCTGCTCTCTCCACGCTACGTTCCATCAACAGCGATATGGAAACGACGCAAAACCGGATTTCCTCCGGTTACCGCGTTGAAAACGCGGCCGACAACGCTGCCTACTGGTCGATCGCAACGACAATGCGTTCGGACAACAAGGCCCTAAGCACTGTTAAGGATGCGCTGGGTCTCGGTGCAGCCACCACCGACGTTGCCTACACAGCATTGACCAGCTCAATTGATGTCGTTGACCAGATCAAGACAAAGCTAACGGCTGCATCTCAGCCGGGCGTCGACAAGAATAAAGTGCAGAAGGAGATCACGCAGCTGCAAGATCAACTTTTGTCGATTGCAAAATCGGCTTCGTTTTCTGGTCAGAACTGGGTTTTTAACGATCCCGCCAATGCCACCGGGACGCAGTCAATCGTGGGCTCCTTTAATCGTGATGCATCAGGCAATGTCAGTCTGACCACATTGCAATACAATACGGGAAGCTCGTCTTTGATTCTTATGAATGCGACTGGCTTTGATAACACTGGCGGAATACTGACAAGGGAGCGCACGACCCAAGAGTACGTCAACAGCCTAGGAGACACTGCCTCCGGTACCTTTACTGGTGTCATGCAGATTGATATCGAAAACGCCACTTTTGACGACCTGCAGCTAAGTCTGGTCGGTGTTGAAGCGGCTCTCCAGGACATGACAAATGCCGCAGCAGATATTGGCGCTCTGAACAGCCGTATCGACCTTCAATCCAGCTTCGTTGCTGACTTGATGGATTCGATTGATATGGGTGTCGGCAAGCTCGTCGATGCCGATATGAACGAGGAATCGACACGACTGAAAGCACTGCAGACCCAGCAGCAGCTCGGCATCCAGGCACTGACAATCGCAAACAGCAGTTCGCAGAACATTCTGTCTCTGTTCCGGTAG
- the flgH gene encoding flagellar basal body L-ring protein FlgH produces the protein MIKRFPALLAVLFLAGCQSQTIKEIGNAPSMSPIGSGLRYSQTPQMALYPKQPRQTASGYSLWSDSQSALFKDARALNVGDILTVNIEINDRASFNNETDRSRTNSSGINWDAQANILGRTLPTLTGDLSSGSNTSTSGAGSTERSERLTLLVAAVVTGILENGNLLISGSQEVRVNHEIRILNVAGIVRPQDVDADNTISYDRIAEARISYGGRGRLMEVQQPPVGQQVVDLFSPI, from the coding sequence ATGATTAAGCGCTTCCCGGCTTTGCTCGCCGTGCTGTTTCTCGCCGGTTGCCAGAGCCAGACCATCAAGGAAATCGGGAACGCGCCCTCGATGAGCCCGATCGGATCGGGCCTGCGCTACAGCCAGACACCGCAGATGGCGCTCTATCCGAAACAGCCCCGCCAGACGGCGAGCGGATATTCCTTGTGGAGCGATAGCCAGAGCGCGCTGTTCAAGGATGCGCGTGCCTTGAATGTCGGCGACATCCTGACCGTTAATATTGAAATAAACGACCGGGCTTCGTTCAACAACGAGACCGATCGCAGCCGCACCAATTCGAGCGGTATCAATTGGGATGCCCAGGCAAACATTCTCGGTCGTACGCTTCCGACGCTGACGGGTGATCTCTCGTCGGGTTCCAATACAAGCACATCCGGTGCCGGCTCGACCGAGCGTTCAGAGCGCCTGACATTGCTCGTGGCTGCGGTAGTCACCGGCATTCTGGAAAACGGCAATCTTCTGATCAGCGGCTCGCAGGAAGTGCGTGTGAATCACGAAATCCGCATCCTCAACGTCGCTGGTATCGTGCGTCCGCAGGATGTCGATGCCGACAACACGATTTCCTATGACCGCATCGCAGAAGCCCGCATTTCCTACGGTGGTCGCGGACGCCTGATGGAAGTTCAGCAGCCGCCTGTCGGGCAGCAGGTCGTAGATCTCTTCTCGCCGATCTGA
- a CDS encoding flagellin gives MTSIMTNTAAIAALSTLRSINSDMEITQNRVSSGYRIENASDNAAYWSIATTMRSDNKALSTVKDALGLGAATTDVAYTALKNSIEVVDQIKSKITAASQPGVDKGKIQKEIDQLQEQLLSISKSASFSGENWVYHVAGNNTVGTQSIVGSFTRDALGNISLTTLQFDTTNSSLIAETAVSGVYSTTEGLLTRIEANVTYTNSAGASTTSPADSSLLLLNISMMTPDELALALSATEATLQDMTDAAADLGAMNSRIDMQTSFVEDLMGSIDMGVGRLVDADMNEESTRLKALQTQQQLGIQALTIANSSSENILALFRQ, from the coding sequence ATGACGAGCATTATGACGAATACGGCTGCAATCGCAGCTCTCTCCACGCTGCGCTCCATCAACAGCGACATGGAGATAACGCAGAACCGCGTTTCCTCAGGCTACCGTATCGAAAATGCATCCGACAACGCGGCATACTGGTCTATCGCGACGACAATGCGCTCGGACAACAAGGCACTGAGCACTGTCAAGGATGCCTTGGGCTTGGGGGCTGCGACCACGGATGTCGCCTATACGGCTCTCAAAAACTCGATCGAAGTCGTGGACCAGATCAAATCCAAGATTACGGCCGCATCACAACCGGGCGTCGATAAAGGAAAAATCCAGAAAGAAATCGATCAGTTGCAGGAGCAACTCCTCTCGATCTCCAAATCGGCATCATTCTCGGGTGAGAACTGGGTTTATCACGTTGCAGGCAACAATACTGTTGGGACGCAATCTATCGTTGGATCGTTCACACGTGATGCCTTGGGCAATATAAGCCTCACGACGCTGCAGTTCGACACAACTAATTCCTCCTTGATCGCTGAAACAGCAGTATCAGGAGTCTACAGTACGACAGAGGGATTGCTGACCCGGATCGAAGCAAATGTTACCTACACAAATTCTGCGGGTGCCTCGACAACTTCTCCTGCTGACTCCAGCCTTCTTCTTCTCAACATCAGCATGATGACGCCAGACGAACTGGCCCTTGCGCTATCTGCCACGGAAGCAACTCTGCAGGACATGACGGATGCGGCCGCCGATCTCGGTGCGATGAACAGTCGTATCGATATGCAGACCAGCTTTGTCGAGGACCTCATGGGTTCAATCGACATGGGCGTCGGCCGCTTGGTCGATGCAGACATGAATGAAGAATCGACGAGGTTGAAAGCGCTACAAACCCAGCAACAATTGGGTATCCAAGCACTAACGATCGCAAACAGCAGCTCTGAAAACATTCTGGCACTCTTCAGGCAGTAG
- a CDS encoding flagellin → MTSIMTNSAAIAALSTLRSINSSMEATQNRISSGYRVESAADNAAYWSIATTMRSDNKALSTVKDALGLGAATTDVAYTALTSSIDVVDQIKTKLTAASQPGVDKNKVQKEITQLQDQLLSIAKSASFSGQNWVFNDPANATGTQSIVGSFNRDASGNVSLTTLQYNTGSSSLILMNATGFDNTGGILTRERTTQEYVNSLGDTASGTFTGVMQIDIENATFDDLQLSLVGVEAALQDMTNAAADIGALNSRIDLQSSFVADLMDSIDMGVGKLVDADMNEESTRLKALQTQQQLGIQALSIANNSSQNILSLFR, encoded by the coding sequence ATGACAAGCATTATGACCAACAGTGCAGCGATTGCTGCTCTCTCCACGCTTCGCTCCATCAACAGCAGCATGGAAGCCACTCAGAACCGGATCTCCTCCGGTTACCGTGTTGAAAGCGCGGCCGACAACGCTGCCTACTGGTCGATCGCAACGACAATGCGTTCGGACAACAAGGCCCTAAGCACTGTTAAGGATGCGCTGGGTCTCGGTGCAGCCACCACCGACGTTGCCTACACAGCATTGACCAGCTCAATTGATGTCGTTGACCAGATCAAGACAAAGCTAACGGCTGCATCTCAGCCGGGCGTCGACAAGAATAAAGTGCAGAAGGAGATCACGCAGCTGCAAGATCAACTTTTGTCGATTGCAAAATCGGCTTCGTTTTCTGGTCAGAACTGGGTTTTTAACGATCCCGCCAATGCCACCGGGACGCAGTCAATCGTGGGCTCCTTTAATCGTGATGCATCAGGCAATGTCAGTCTGACCACATTGCAATACAATACGGGAAGCTCGTCTTTGATTCTTATGAATGCGACTGGCTTTGATAACACTGGCGGAATACTGACAAGGGAGCGCACGACCCAAGAGTACGTCAACAGCCTAGGAGACACTGCCTCCGGTACCTTTACTGGTGTCATGCAGATTGATATCGAAAACGCCACTTTTGACGACCTGCAGCTAAGTCTGGTCGGTGTTGAAGCGGCTCTCCAGGACATGACAAATGCCGCAGCAGATATTGGCGCTCTGAACAGCCGTATCGACCTTCAATCCAGCTTCGTTGCTGACTTGATGGATTCGATTGATATGGGTGTCGGCAAGCTCGTCGATGCCGATATGAACGAGGAATCCACCCGACTGAAGGCCCTGCAAACTCAGCAGCAGCTTGGTATCCAGGCCTTGTCGATTGCGAACAACAGCTCTCAGAATATTCTGTCGCTGTTCCGTTAA
- a CDS encoding MotE family protein, whose amino-acid sequence MMKTKSSPILRNIFFLGAISLAPAFVDQAVGQQSQTETLSEAEIRQFCTGIADAARDQRYLLQRQELEKLQADIDSRIAVLEERRAEYEDWLSRRNTFMQQAEGQLVEIYKNMAADAAAPQLQETDVLLAAAIIMKLPARQSSLILSEMEPQKAAEVAQIMSRASDPNTSKDPS is encoded by the coding sequence ATGATGAAGACAAAATCCTCTCCCATTTTGCGAAACATTTTCTTCCTTGGTGCGATCTCGTTGGCGCCGGCCTTTGTCGATCAGGCGGTAGGGCAGCAGAGCCAGACGGAAACTCTGTCCGAGGCTGAGATCCGGCAATTCTGCACAGGCATCGCCGATGCCGCCCGGGACCAGCGCTATCTGCTGCAACGCCAGGAACTGGAAAAGCTCCAGGCCGATATTGATAGCCGTATCGCTGTTCTCGAAGAGCGCCGTGCCGAATATGAAGACTGGTTGTCGCGCCGCAATACCTTCATGCAGCAGGCAGAAGGGCAACTGGTCGAAATCTACAAGAACATGGCAGCCGATGCCGCCGCACCGCAACTGCAGGAAACCGATGTGCTTCTCGCTGCGGCCATCATCATGAAACTGCCTGCCCGCCAATCAAGCCTGATCTTGAGCGAAATGGAGCCACAGAAGGCGGCTGAAGTTGCTCAGATCATGTCCAGGGCAAGCGACCCGAATACCTCGAAGGATCCATCATGA
- a CDS encoding flagellar basal body P-ring protein FlgI, whose product MRWLSVSRITFLALALIMPGLPQTAQASNSRIKDIASLQSGRDNQLIGYGLIVGLQGTGDSLRSSPFTEQSMRAMLQNLGISTQGGASNAANVAAVMVTANLPPFASPGSRIDVTVSSLGDATSLRGGTLIMTSLTGADGQIYAVAQGSVVVSGFNAQGQAAAIQEGITTSGRVPAGAIIERELPSKFKDSVNLVLQLRNPDFTTSLRVADTINAYAAANYGAPIAEARDSTEIVVQKPRTADLTRLMADIENLVVATDSPARVVINERTGTIVIGADVRISRVAVSYGTLTVQVTETPQIIQPEPFSRGETAVQPQTDIFVQKEGDGVAIVDGPDLRTLVAGLNNIGVKPDGIIAILQGIKSAGALQAELVLQ is encoded by the coding sequence ATGAGATGGCTGTCAGTTTCCCGTATCACGTTTCTGGCGTTGGCACTGATCATGCCGGGTCTCCCACAAACCGCTCAGGCGTCGAACTCGCGCATCAAAGATATTGCATCATTGCAGTCAGGCCGTGACAACCAGTTGATAGGCTATGGTCTGATCGTTGGCCTGCAGGGAACAGGCGACAGTCTGCGTTCTTCGCCTTTCACCGAGCAATCGATGCGCGCGATGCTGCAGAACCTGGGAATTTCCACCCAAGGCGGCGCCTCCAACGCGGCAAACGTCGCCGCCGTCATGGTAACCGCAAATCTCCCGCCCTTTGCAAGTCCTGGCAGTCGCATTGACGTGACGGTCAGTTCGCTCGGAGATGCAACCTCGCTGCGAGGTGGCACCTTGATCATGACTTCGTTGACCGGGGCAGACGGCCAGATCTATGCCGTTGCCCAGGGATCCGTAGTGGTGTCCGGCTTCAACGCACAAGGTCAGGCCGCGGCAATACAGGAGGGCATTACCACGTCCGGTCGTGTGCCGGCGGGTGCCATCATCGAAAGGGAGTTGCCGTCCAAGTTCAAGGATTCGGTCAATCTCGTCCTGCAATTGCGCAATCCCGATTTCACAACTTCGTTGAGAGTGGCGGACACAATCAACGCCTATGCGGCAGCCAATTACGGTGCACCGATTGCCGAAGCGAGGGACTCAACGGAAATCGTTGTACAAAAGCCGCGAACGGCCGACCTCACCCGGTTGATGGCCGATATCGAAAACCTTGTCGTGGCAACGGATTCACCGGCGCGCGTCGTGATCAACGAGCGCACCGGAACGATCGTCATCGGCGCAGATGTGAGGATCTCCCGCGTTGCCGTCAGTTACGGCACACTCACCGTCCAGGTTACGGAGACGCCTCAGATCATTCAGCCGGAGCCATTCTCCCGTGGTGAAACCGCCGTCCAGCCGCAGACGGATATCTTCGTGCAGAAGGAAGGCGACGGCGTCGCGATCGTCGACGGGCCGGATTTGCGCACCCTCGTGGCCGGACTGAACAACATTGGCGTCAAACCGGACGGCATCATTGCCATTCTGCAAGGCATTAAATCGGCCGGCGCACTGCAGGCGGAGCTCGTATTGCAATGA
- a CDS encoding flagellin yields the protein MTSILTNTGAMAALQTLRKINDSMETVQNRVSSGYRVETAADNAAYWSIATTMRSDNGALSTVQDALGLGAAKTDIAYTGLESAIDVVTQIKQKITAASEPGVDKTKIDKELRELKNQLASIAESASFSGENWLYNTATAGATTKQIVASFNRSPNGAVSLTTLDYDASQSVMIDTHSAGRGILTKDWVVNQPFGSTATASYFLLSVPGTAGTGTQITIDNSTTNETLGGMLQAVENMLQQLTDSASTLGAITSRIKMQDEFVATLINVIEKGVGRLVDADMNEESTRLKALQTQQQLGIQALQIANTNAENILTLFRQ from the coding sequence ATGACCAGCATTCTGACCAATACCGGCGCCATGGCGGCGCTCCAGACTCTCAGAAAAATCAACGATTCCATGGAGACAGTGCAGAATCGCGTCTCCTCGGGCTACCGCGTTGAAACCGCTGCCGACAACGCAGCTTATTGGTCAATCGCGACCACCATGCGCTCGGATAACGGCGCGCTTTCCACTGTTCAGGACGCGCTCGGCCTCGGCGCGGCCAAGACCGATATTGCTTACACAGGTCTCGAATCAGCCATTGATGTGGTGACGCAGATCAAGCAGAAGATCACGGCAGCGAGCGAGCCTGGTGTCGACAAGACGAAAATCGACAAGGAGCTGCGAGAGCTGAAGAACCAGCTGGCCTCGATTGCGGAATCCGCTTCGTTCTCCGGGGAAAACTGGCTTTACAACACCGCAACCGCAGGTGCGACCACGAAGCAGATCGTTGCCTCCTTCAATCGTTCGCCCAACGGCGCCGTCTCTCTCACGACACTCGACTATGACGCATCGCAGTCGGTGATGATCGATACGCACAGCGCGGGGCGTGGAATCTTGACAAAGGATTGGGTTGTCAATCAGCCATTCGGCAGCACTGCGACCGCCAGTTACTTCCTGCTGAGCGTGCCGGGTACCGCTGGAACGGGAACCCAGATTACCATCGATAACTCTACAACCAATGAAACCCTCGGCGGAATGCTGCAAGCTGTTGAAAACATGCTGCAACAGCTGACGGACTCTGCGTCTACGCTCGGTGCGATCACAAGTCGCATCAAGATGCAGGATGAGTTTGTGGCCACCTTGATCAACGTGATCGAGAAGGGCGTGGGCCGTCTTGTTGATGCCGACATGAACGAGGAATCGACCAGACTTAAGGCGCTGCAAACACAGCAACAATTGGGTATTCAGGCGCTCCAGATCGCCAATACCAATGCCGAAAACATCCTTACACTCTTCAGGCAATAA